In Drosophila santomea strain STO CAGO 1482 chromosome 2L, Prin_Dsan_1.1, whole genome shotgun sequence, a single window of DNA contains:
- the LOC120445459 gene encoding probable cytochrome P450 303a1 — translation MFYAVIWIFCATLLAIWFGAVRKPKRFPPGPCWYPVVGSALQVFQLRCRLGMFCKVIDVLAKQYVNPYGFFGLKIGKDKVVIAYTSDAICEMMTNEDIDGRPDGIFYRLRTFNSRLGVLLTDGEMWVEQRRFILRHLKNFGFARSGMMDIVHNEATCLLQDLKDKVLKSGGMQARIEMHDLTSVYVLNTLWCMLSGRRYEPGSLEITELLETFFELFKNIDMVGALFSHFPLLRFIAPDFSGYNGFVESHRSLYSFMSKEIELHRLTYKNYDEPRDLMDSYLRAQDEGNDDKGMFSDESLLAICLDMFLAGSETTNKSLGFCFMHLVLQPKIQERAFQEIKEVVGLERIPEWSRDRSNLPYCEAITLEAVRMFMLHTFGIPHRAVCDTRLSGYEIPKDTMVIACFRGMLINPVDFPDPETFNPDRYLCNGHLQLPKAFNPFGFGRHRCMGDLLGRQNLFMFTTTVLQNFKMVAIPGQVPEEVPLEGATAAVKPYDIMLVAREQE, via the coding sequence ATGTTTTATGCGGTGATCTGGATTTTCTGTGCCACTCTGTTGGCCATCTGGTTTGGAGCAGTTCGAAAGCCCAAGCGGTTTCCTCCAGGACCTTGTTGGTATCCGGTTGTAGGAAGTGCCCTGCAGGTTTTTCAACTACGTTGTCGCCTTGGAATGTTTTGCAAGGTGATCGACGTGTTAGCCAAGCAGTACGTGAATCCTTATGGGTTCTTCGGCCTCAAGATTGGCAAGGATAAGGTGGTGATAGCCTATACGAGCGATGCCATCTGTGAAATGATGACCAACGAAGATATTGACGGCCGTCCCGATGGTATATTTTATCGTCTAAGAACCTTCAATTCCCGGTTGGGAGTACTTTTAACCGACGGTGAAATGTGGGTGGAGCAGCGTAGATTCATTCTGAGACATCTGAAGAACTTTGGCTTTGCCAGAAGTGGCATGATGGATATAGTGCATAATGAGGCAACGTGCTTGCTGCAGGACTTAAAGGACAAGGTGCTGAAGTCAGGAGGAATGCAGGCGAGGATTGAAATGCACGACCTAACGAGTGTTTATGTTTTGAACACTCTCTGGTGCATGCTGAGTGGTAGAAGATATGAACCTGGTTCTCTGGAGATTACGGAATTGCTGGAGACCTTTTTTGAGCTCTTTAAAAACATCGATATGGTGGGTGCTCTATTCAGCCACTTTCCGCTGCTTCGATTCATAGCTCCGGACTTCTCTGGCTACAATGGTTTCGTGGAGAGTCATAGATCCTTGTATTCCTTTATGAGCAAAGAGATCGAGCTGCATCGCTTGACATATAAGAACTACGACGAACCAAGAGATCTGATGGATTCGTATCTCCGTGCCCAGGACGAGGGAAACGATGATAAGGGAATGTTCAGTGATGAGAGTCTCCTAGCCATTTGCTTGGATATGTTCTTGGCTGGGTCCGAGACCACGAACAAGAGTCtgggcttttgttttatgcacctGGTTCTGCAGCCTAAAATCCAGGAGAGAGCTTTTCAGGAAATCAAGGAGGTAGTCGGTCTGGAGCGCATACCCGAGTGGTCCCGCGATCGCTCCAATTTGCCATACTGCGAAGCTATTACATTGGAGGCGGTTAGGATGTTCATGCTCCACACTTTTGGCATACCGCATCGAGCCGTGTGCGATACTCGATTGTCGGGATATGAAATTCCAAAGGACACTATGGTCATAGCCTGTTTTAGGGGAATGCTGATCAACCCAGTTGACTTTCCGGATCCTGAGACATTCAATCCTGACAGATACCTTTGCAATGGCCATCTGCAACTACCAAAAGCCTTCAACCCCTTTGGATTCGGACGTCATCGCTGCATGGGAGACCTGTTGGGGCGACAGAATCTGTTTATGTTCACGACTACAGTGCTACAAAACTTTAAAATGGTGGCCATTCCTGGTCAGGTGCCGGAGGAGGTGCCGCTCGAGGGAGCCACCGCTGCGGTGAAGCCATATGACATCATGTTGGTGGCTAGAGAGCAGGAATAG
- the LOC120458109 gene encoding A-kinase anchor protein 10, mitochondrial produces MLNYIKRHASRRRSSQDATDASCGQMPAYDVDSPDGAADGAMADKRHSLRSTTSFCDEVFLEAEEERGVGSAGGGGPSDGISLASNDDIFTYISRLSMNLASIVNDPNCLSFFVQYLDTRQALPLIKFYLDIENFKRAALTQEKEEPEDPSRKEMERSSPHKDDKDVPELKTLCDLSMRKPLTDDEKSRIYAETNKQINRQKSGTECVMNSELSRASISDAIAIYQKYLIVNASLQVELPIVILAHISLLLCGRDNSECSKPIPANCFDEAREFVLEQLERDHVQGFLQSGYYSTYCLELIEGGSINIYDVLNSELALFYFTEYLEQRQERECLEFWITGINFRKSFASGEEKEEDRQAAQSDAMIIYDKYFSLQSECRLWMSQKLRSRVEQAICAPGEQWQAFDLALLVTAKYLEQKYFADFLKSHIFDNYVNELKVKRDISTPHPNLQKKLSLRRAAKSSNAQQRHRKTLSMSDCTHISQHNTLLASMDQAPSKTAINHQSGNLNIDARQLTNPQLLWQRPTGALKFGFVNSLGRYERDFEAVDAVALKSQPWSLSVSGNKLKNAMRKLVNLPEDNVQEEIAWQVAEMIVRDVTSVTLSGKTLPRA; encoded by the exons atgttaaattacaTCAAAAGGCACGCCA GCCGACGTCGCAGCAGCCAAGATGCCACGGATGCCAGTTGTGGCCAAATGCCAGCGTATGATGTGGACTCCCCCGACGGAGCTGCAGATGGAGCCATGGCTGACAAACGCCACTCGCTGCGCTCCACAACCAGTTTCTGCGACGAAGTGTTCCTAGAAGCGGAGGAGGAGAGGGGCGTGGGATCtgccggaggaggaggcccCTCCGATGGCATCAGTCTCGCCAGCAACGATG ACATTTTCACCTACATCTCACGCCTCTCCATGAATCTCGCTTCCATCGTCAACGATCCGAACTGCCTGAGCTTCTTTGTTCAGTATCTGGACACCCGACAGGCGCTGCCGCTGATCAAATTCTACTTAGACATTGAAAACTTTAAGCGGGCGGCGCTTACGCAAGAAAAGGAGGAGCCCGAGGACCCTTCTCGGAAGGAAATGGAAAGATCTTCTCCGCACAAAGATGACAAAGATGTACCTGAATTGAAGACGCTGTGCGATCTGTCCATGCGCAAACCCCTCACAGACGACGAGAAGAGCCGCATTTATGCAGAgacgaacaaacaaatcaatagacAAAAGTCTGGGACGGAATGTGTGATGAACTCCGAACTATCGCGGGCTAGCATCAGCGATGCCATTGCCATATACCAAAAATATCTGATAGTGAACGCCAGCCTGCAAGTGGAGCTGCCCATCGTCATCCTCGCGCATATATCGCTGCTCCTTTGTGGAAGGGATAATTCCGAGTGTAGCAAACCAATCCCGGCCAACTGCTTTGACGAAGCTAGAGAGTTTGTGCTGGAGCAACTGGAGCGGGATCATGTGCAGGGATTTTTGCAAAGCGGCTACTACTCTACATACTGTTTGGAGTTGATCGAGGGCGGATCTATAAATATCTACGACGTCTTGAACAGCGAACTGGCTTTGTTCTATTTTACCGAGTACCTGGAACAGCGACAAGAACGGGAATGCCTGGAGTTCTGGATCACCGGCATTAACTTCCGCAAGAGCTTTGCTTCTGGCGAAGAGAAGGAGGAGGATCGCCAGGCCGCACAAAGCGATGCCATGATCATATACGACAAATACTTCTCCCTCCAATCCGAGTGCCGTCTATGGATGTCCCAGAAGCTTCGCTCACGAGTGGAACAAGCAATCTGTGCCCCAGGGGAACAGTGGCAAGCCTTCGATTTGGCCCTCTTGGTAACGGCCAAATATTTGGAGCAAAAGTATTTCGCTGACTTTCTTAAGTCGCACATCTTTGACAACTACGTGAATGAACTGAAGGTTAAGAGAG ATATTTCCACCCCTCATCCGAATCTCCAAAAAAAGCTGAGCCTGAGAAGAGCTGCGAAATCCTCCAACGCCCAACAGCGACATCGAAAAACTCTATCCATGTCCGACTGCACGCACATTTCTCAGCACAACACACTGCTGGCTTCCATGGATCAAGCGCCGTCAAAAACAGCGATAAATCACCAGTCTGGAAATCTCAACATCGATGCTAGGCAGCTGACGAATCCCCAACTGTTGTGGCAGCGTCCTACGGGCGCACTAAAATTCGGGTTTGTTAACTCATTGGGACGCTATGAGCGGGACTTTGAGGCCGTGGATGCTGTGGCCCTAAAATCGCAACCGTGGTCACTGAGTGTCAGCGGAAACAAGCTTAAAAATGCTATGCGAAAGCTGGTGAACCTGCCGGAGGATAATGTGCAAGAGGAGATTGCTTGGCAGGTTGCCGAAATGATTGTAAGGGATGTTACGAGTGTCACTCTTAGTGGCAAGACTCTCCCCCGGGCCTGA
- the LOC120456384 gene encoding LOW QUALITY PROTEIN: uncharacterized protein LOC120456384 (The sequence of the model RefSeq protein was modified relative to this genomic sequence to represent the inferred CDS: inserted 1 base in 1 codon): INLQLATALEALEALGKNLERVEQEPTEASNGNLEEQVRELTDYNLRVKNLNTQRRLILDQLQGKETGELLIITDLDAGVKKINQRMDGXRTCFICLLPSTHNGIHRLVSLRCGHLFGSSCIHMAIRRYHRCPICMRSFSSH, encoded by the exons atcaatCTTCAGCTGGCTACCGCTCTGGAAGCTCTGGAGGCTCTGGGGAAGAACCTTGAGCGTGTGGAGCAGGAGCCGACGGAGGCGTCCAATGGCAATCTGGAGGAGCAAGTCCGCGAGCTCACGGATTACAATTTGCGGGTCAAAAACCTTAATACTCAGCGTCGTCTCATCCTAGACCAGTTGCAGGGGAAAGAAACTGGCGAACTCCTGATCATCACAGATCTCGATGCGGGCGttaaaaaaatcaatcaaCGTATGGATG TGAGGACGTGCTTCATTTGCCTGTTGCCCTCGACGCACAATGGAATACATCGCCTGGTCTCGCTCCGTTGTGGCCATTTGTTTGGGAGCAGCTGCATTCACATGGCCATTCGACGGTACCATCGCTGCCCAATCTGCATGCGTAGTTTTTCGTCCCATTAA
- the LOC120445489 gene encoding uncharacterized protein LOC120445489 produces MGFRVVLLAATGLGAMYMMHLLAQDWVKIRPIRGITQLAGMAAQPIQQVIAPIQQASGALNLFRSRREASLNHELGWVRRTQDSGGGNGGRGGRGDRGGSVGGLDHRTHPAVDWKRILSRDPFECLQSLICQLMSGAEAKVPEAELLMDYLESSLELAPAKIGRAFSRGLALRGSTELCFNEYPFCLYSAKTMLRILRWFSESGEMPEDNVA; encoded by the exons ATGGGTTTCAG AGTTGTGCTCTTAGCCGCCACCGGCCTGGGAGCCATGTACATGATGCATCTACTGGCCCAAGATTGGGTGAAGATCCGACCCATTCGCGGAATAACCCAACTGGCCGGAATGGCCGCTCAACCGATCCAACAGGTTATTGCACCCATCCAACAAGCCAGCGGGGCTCTAAATTTATTCCGGAGCAGAAGAGAGGCCAGTCTTAATCATGAACTCGGTTGGGTGCGAAGAACCCAAGATTCGGGAGGGGGGAATGGTGGCAGAGGCGGCAGAGGCGACAGAGGTGGCTCCGTAGGAGGCCTGGATCACAGGACACATCCTGCCGTCGATTGGAAGAGGATCCTATCAAGGGATCCCTTCGAGTGCTTGCAATCCTTGATATGTCAACTGATGTCCGGAGCCGAAGCGAAAGTTCCGGAGGCTGAATTGCTCATGGATTATCTGGAGTCATCTCTGGAGCTGGCTCCGGCCAAGATTGGTCGCGCCTTCAGCCGAGGATTGGCCTTACGGGGCTCCACGGAGCTGTGTTTTAACGAGTATCCATTTTGCCTCTACTCCGCCAAAACGATGTTGCGCATCCTGCGTTGGTTCAGTGAATCGGGTGAAATGCCCGAAGATAATGTGGCCTAG